A window of Chlorobium phaeobacteroides DSM 266 genomic DNA:
TCCACAATCCACAATTCATAATCCAAAATTCAAAATTCAAAATCTCTTCATCCTCTTCATCCCAATTCGATCTTAATCGAAAAACCGGCAGATGTTTTTATCGGCGAAGCCAGAGAAAACCAACTGCCAATTTCCTTTCGTGAAAATTCGTGTAATTCGTGGGCAACTCCCCCTCTTCATCAAAGTATTTTCATCTACGGATAAACGTGCGTTCGCGATCGTCCTTGGCTCGGTATCGTTATAATTCTCCGGGAATTCAGGAAGACAAGGTAGCACGATGTATCCGGGACGATTTTGAGGATATTGCCATTGCCGGAAACCGTTTTTTCATGGTCACCAGTACCGGAAAACTTTATGAATTCAGCGAAGGCAATAATCTGGAGCATGTTCAGGCGGTAATTTATGGAACAGCGGTTGAAGCTTTCTATGAAATTGAAGGATTATGCTACGACCCGGCAAGGGATGAGTTGCTTCTGGCTTGCAAAATTAAATCGAAAACGAAAAACGAAAAGCGTACCGAAGAAAAAAATAAGCTTCAGACAACAGACCGGCTTCCTGTTTATGCGTTTTCTCTGAAAACCATGTCCCGGCTTCCGTTGCCGAGATTTTTGCTTGACAGGAGGGCCATCGCCAGGGCTGCCGGTCGCAGAAGCTTCAGGCCTTCAGGAATTGCCTTTGAACCAACTCACGGAACATTCTGCCTTATTTCATCCCGATCCCGCCTTATCGTCGAAATCGACTCATCGGATGGTGTGCCGCTATCGTTCATGTCGCTGCCGAAAAAATATCATCCACAACCGGAAGGAATTGCTTTTTTATCGGACAATACGCTTCTTGTCAGTGATGAAGGCCATGTTCATGGAACTATTTCACTATACGGCAACAAAAACAGTTAATCCGTTTCAAAATGATGAGGTCGCTCTTGATGTACGTGGGACTTTCGTCACTTCGCCCGTGCGGTGCTTCAGAATTCTTGTTTCCTCACCATGTTCGTCAATGGCTTTTGCTATTGTTCATAATGGGCACCTCTATGTATTGTCGGGAAGGCGCAGTAATAGAGCTTTGGAATAAATAAAAAGAGGCGCCCTGATGTTGTTCTTGCTCGAATACTTTATATTATAAAGGTCTCTTTGGTTTATTGTCGGCAACAGCGCTGCTATCTGTTTTCGGAATAAATAAAGAGGGAGTCCATAAAGCTTAAGCGCAATCCAGTACATGTTCATCCGGCGAATTTACCCCCAAAAAAACAGTTATGAGAAACGGGTGTGATGTTCTGAAAAAAGGAACGGAGAGGGGGCGAGGCTCAATATCGACATGTTTTACTCTATAAAAAAGATGATGTTATGAACTGTTTTCTTAAAGGCGTTTCCTTTTTTGCAATCTCGTTGATCACAACAGCAGGCTCTCTTTCTGCAATTGCGAAGCCCACAAAAATTCCCGCTGAACAGCTTGAAGGGAAACAGGTCGTCATCGTGATTCCCGGTCAGGAGTACGAAGCAGGCGCCCTGCATACGCTGATTTTTGGAACGCATTGGCGATCGCTTTGGACGACTCCCGTTGAGATTATGATTCTTGATCTCAAATCGTTTGCCGGTGGAGTTGTTCCATTTGAAAAAGGCGGGGGATTTCAGACGAAAACGTTGAGCTTCAGGGGCGCAGACGGAAAAGAGTATCGATTCAGGTCTCTTGACAAAGATCCAGCGAGAGGGATACCTTCCAAGCTGCAAAATACCGTTGTTTCAGCGGTTGTCGAGGATCAGGTTTCTTCTTCAAATCCTGTTTCCGCTCTTGTTGTTTCGCCCTTGCTTGAGGCTGCCGGCACGTATCAGGTAACTCCGGAACTGACGGTTCTACCCTATGACAAGGGTGTTCTCGGGGAGTATTACGATGAATTTGCAGGACTTGCAGGAACAATAGAAGAGCGTCCTGCTGAAAGCGACACTGCTGGAGCAGGATTTAAGGGTGCCGACAAAATCTCCGGTACCTATGCCGTATTCAATAATCTCGAAAAAGATAACGACAATCAAGTCGATCAGTCGGCCTATCTGCGGGCAAGGCTGATTGATCTTTTTATCGGCGACTGGGATCGACATTCCGATCAATGGAAATGGGCCGGTTACAAAAAAGAGGGGAAAACACGCTGGGTGCCTATCCCGAGAGACAGGGATCATGCCTTTTCAAGGCAGGATGGCGTTTTTTCATGGATAATAACAAGAGTCATGCCCCGAATGACCGGTTTCAAGTCAACATACCCCTCTGTTAAACATTTGACGCTCTCTGCCCGTCATCTTGACCGGCGTCTTCTGTCAGGAATCGACAGGGCCGAGTGGGATGCGATTACCGGAGATGTTCAAGAGAAGCTTACAGACAGTGTGATCAGTGAGGCAGTCAGAAAGATGCCCCCGGCGATGTATGAAAAAGAGGGCGCTCAACTGGAGCATGATCTCAGGACAAGAAGGGATCTGCTCAAAGCGGCATCACATGAACTCTATCTGCTCTATGCAGAGGATGTGGATATTTATGCAAGCAACAAACCTGAATATGCAGGGGTGCGTCGTATGCCGGACGGACAGGTTGAGGTTGCCGTTTCAAAAAGAGATGCAGTAACAGGAGCGGAAAAAGGAAACCCGTTTTATTTTCGTCGCTTCAATCCTCTCGAAACCGAAGAGGTACGCATCTATCTTCAGGGAGGCGATGACAGGGTTGTTGTTCAGGGCCCTGTTTGCAAGGATGGGGTAAAGGTCAGGGTTATCGGAGGTGAAGGTCAGGATTTCTTTGAAGATCAATCTGAAAAAGCTCTTTCCGGATATCCGCATACCGCTGAAAAAATGACCTTTTTTTATGATGACGGAAAAAAATCGGAATTTACGGACGGAGCCTACACCTCGGTTGATCAGCATACGGCTGCGGAACCTGCTGATGATGAGGAAAAATATGATCTTCGTGACAGGGATTCAGGACGGGAGACTGGCATGCATCCTCTTGTCGGGTACTCTCCTGACTCGGGAGTTTTTCTCGGATTGGGGGTAACGGTTGCAGATTACGGATTCAGATCGGCCCCTTATCGTTACAAGATTGATGTGAGCGGAGGAGTTGCCTACGGAAAAAATGATTTTCGCAACAAACTGCAGTTCAAGGGCGATTTCCGGACAGTGCTGAGAAATGCCTCTCTTCTGGTTGAAGCTGGCAGTTCCGGTCTTGATCTGATTAATTTTTACGGACTTGGAAACGAGCGATACTATCATGGCAGCAGTCTCAGGGAAGATGACTTTGAAATTGTCAATACCATCAACTCCATCAGGACTTCATTACGTTATCCGATGGATAAACAGTATAACTGGAGTGCAGGAATAAGTGCCAAATGGATGGATCTTGTTGTTCAGCAAGGCTCATTTATTGACCTCTACAGATCAGAGTTTCCAGGAATCGATCGGCAGTTTGTTGGTGGTGTACATCTTGGTTTTCATTATGATTCACGAGATTGCGGCGACGCAATTGCGCTGTCGCCCGGAAAAAAGCTCCGTTTTTCAGGAGGGGGAGAGCCACTCGGAAATACAACGGCACTTCAGGGAACCATGCTTGATGTTGAGGGGAGTTACTATCCTGAATTTTTTGGTAATGAAAAGGCATTCGGAAAAATCCGGGGTGAAGTGAGAACCTATATTCCCCTTGTTTCTTCCCGATATTCAAGAGTTGCCTTGCGGGCAGGGGGAGAGAAAATTTGGGGAGACTATCCTTTTTATGAGGCGGCATTTGTTGGCGGAACTCATCTTCTGAGAGGGTACGATAAACAGCGGTTTGCCGGAGATGCATCGCTCTACGCAGGTTCCGAACTTCGTTTGTATTTCGGCACCTTCAAATTTCTTGTTCCCGTTATGTATGGTCCACTTGCTTTTATTGAGACTGGCAGAGTGTTTCTGAAGGGCGAAGACTCCGGCGCATGGCACACCAGTGTCGGCGGCGGATTGTGGCTGGGATTCATCGAGTCACGCTACACGGCAAGCATCTCTTTTGCAAAGGGGCTTGACGACGGGCAGTTGATGGATGATTACGGTATCTACATCGGTACCGGATTCACCTTTTAGGGTTCTATGCACGCCAAGGGGGGATTATGCCCCTGGCGCAGAG
This region includes:
- a CDS encoding SdiA-regulated domain-containing protein is translated as MARYRYNSPGIQEDKVARCIRDDFEDIAIAGNRFFMVTSTGKLYEFSEGNNLEHVQAVIYGTAVEAFYEIEGLCYDPARDELLLACKIKSKTKNEKRTEEKNKLQTTDRLPVYAFSLKTMSRLPLPRFLLDRRAIARAAGRRSFRPSGIAFEPTHGTFCLISSRSRLIVEIDSSDGVPLSFMSLPKKYHPQPEGIAFLSDNTLLVSDEGHVHGTISLYGNKNS
- a CDS encoding BamA/TamA family outer membrane protein; translation: MNCFLKGVSFFAISLITTAGSLSAIAKPTKIPAEQLEGKQVVIVIPGQEYEAGALHTLIFGTHWRSLWTTPVEIMILDLKSFAGGVVPFEKGGGFQTKTLSFRGADGKEYRFRSLDKDPARGIPSKLQNTVVSAVVEDQVSSSNPVSALVVSPLLEAAGTYQVTPELTVLPYDKGVLGEYYDEFAGLAGTIEERPAESDTAGAGFKGADKISGTYAVFNNLEKDNDNQVDQSAYLRARLIDLFIGDWDRHSDQWKWAGYKKEGKTRWVPIPRDRDHAFSRQDGVFSWIITRVMPRMTGFKSTYPSVKHLTLSARHLDRRLLSGIDRAEWDAITGDVQEKLTDSVISEAVRKMPPAMYEKEGAQLEHDLRTRRDLLKAASHELYLLYAEDVDIYASNKPEYAGVRRMPDGQVEVAVSKRDAVTGAEKGNPFYFRRFNPLETEEVRIYLQGGDDRVVVQGPVCKDGVKVRVIGGEGQDFFEDQSEKALSGYPHTAEKMTFFYDDGKKSEFTDGAYTSVDQHTAAEPADDEEKYDLRDRDSGRETGMHPLVGYSPDSGVFLGLGVTVADYGFRSAPYRYKIDVSGGVAYGKNDFRNKLQFKGDFRTVLRNASLLVEAGSSGLDLINFYGLGNERYYHGSSLREDDFEIVNTINSIRTSLRYPMDKQYNWSAGISAKWMDLVVQQGSFIDLYRSEFPGIDRQFVGGVHLGFHYDSRDCGDAIALSPGKKLRFSGGGEPLGNTTALQGTMLDVEGSYYPEFFGNEKAFGKIRGEVRTYIPLVSSRYSRVALRAGGEKIWGDYPFYEAAFVGGTHLLRGYDKQRFAGDASLYAGSELRLYFGTFKFLVPVMYGPLAFIETGRVFLKGEDSGAWHTSVGGGLWLGFIESRYTASISFAKGLDDGQLMDDYGIYIGTGFTF